CGTTCTCCAGGGCGATATCGCCCGAATCGACGAGGAGGCCGTGCTCGAACCGCGGATCGACGGGCAGGTCGATGACTGCTCCCGGATCGAGACGGATCTCGGCGCCGACCAGCGGGGTGTGCGTGCGCACCGGTGACGATCCTTCGCCGAGGCGGCCGAGGAAGACGAGCATCTCCCCGCCGTCTAGCGACACCGGCTCGGGTTCGAAGTGCTCGAATTCGCGTTCGGGCTGGTGGCGCGTGGCATCGGGCAGGGCCAGCCACAGCTGGACACCGTGCAGCGTCGTCGTCTCCTCGGTCGAGACCTCCGAGTGGCAGATGCCGGCTCCTGCGGTCATGAGGTTGACCTCGCCGGGCAGGACGAGGCCCGCATTGCCGCCGGAGTCGATGTGCTGGATGGCACCGTCGAACAGCCAGCTCACGGTCTGCAGGCCGGTGTGCGGGTGGGGTGCGACGTCCATCCCGCCGGTGACGGAGACATCGGCCGGGCCGTAGTGGTCGACGAAACACCAGGGTCCGATCAGCGAGCGCTGGCGCTGCGGCAGGGTCCGGCGCACGGTCATCGCACGAGGTCCGCCCAGCGGCACTTCGCGGGAAGTGATGATCTCGACAGGGGAACGTCCCTGCTGGTCACAGTTGGGGCCGGGGAGGCCGCCGGCAGTGCAGACGACTTGTTCGGGGCGAGTCTCGACGTTGCTCATGGCTACATCGTAGCCGCCTTCCTATCTCACGGGGAGGATCTCCCTGCCGGTACGAGGAAGGCCGAACAGGACTTCATCGGATTCACACAGTTGGACTGACCTTGGAGATGAGTTCGAAGATCTCCTCCGCCTCTGTATCGGTGACTCCGGCGAAGCCAGAGAAGATGATCTCGGCGTTCGTGTCCGCCGCTTCGTCGCAGAGCTTCATCCCCGCCTCGGTGAGGGCGACGAGGACGCCGCGATGATCCTCCGGGTCGGGCTCTTGGGTCACGAGCCCGCGCCCCTCGAGTTTGCCGAGCAGACGGCTGAGCGCACTGCGGCTGATCACCAGACTGCGCAACAGGTCGCGTTGCCTGACCTGCGCCGAGGTCGACGCGTTGATGAGCACGTCGAATTCGTTGGCACTCAGGCCGTGACGAGTTCGGAACTCGTGCTCGAACCGCGTCATGAAATCCTGATACTTCTCCATCATCAGGCGCCAGGCCGCGATCTTGATCGGACCGTTCTGCTTGATCATGCTGCTGACGGGAGTCGTCTTATCCATCTGCCTGTCTCTCCCTCACGAACTGCCGTCCGATGTGTCGGCCGGCACTTTTGTTGCGCCGTCAACAAAATCGTAGTTCAATGTTGTACCTGGCCCTGAGTTATAAGGCCACGTCGACGATCCCCTCGTCGAAGTACCGGAGTATCCCCCACGAACCCCCGGCGATCACGGATGAAAACGGTCTCCCCACGACCCTTCATCACCGGCCGGGGGTATCGTATTGTCTCCCGCCTCTCGGCTCAGACCCAGGGCATCCGTTTTCCGGCCCTGCGGAACCCACCGCTCAGTCCGGGGACATCCGCTTCTCAGTCCCGCGGAATCCGCTTTCGCCACGGCCACCACACGCTGCGACTGAGGTCGTGGACGAGCGCGGGCACCACGAGCGATCGGACGAGGATCGCGTCGAGGAGGACGCCGAAGGTGACGATGAAGGCGAGCTGGAAGAGGAACATCACCGGGATGACGGCGAGCGCGGCAAAGGTTGCCGCCAGCACGATGCCCGCCGAGGTGATCACCCCGCCCGTGGAGACGAGTCCCTTGAGCACGCCCGCCCGGGTCCCCAGATGCATCGATTCCTCTCGCACCCGCGACATGAGGAAGATGTTGTAGTCGATGCCGAGCGCGACGAGGAAGACGAACGCGTAGAGCGGCACCGAGGGGTCGGCTCCGGAGAACCCGATGACGTGGTTGAACACGAGCGCGGAGACTCCCAGTGCGGTGCCGAAAGACAGGACGGTCAGCGCCACGAGCAGCAGCGGTGCCAGCAGGGACCGCAGCAGCAGGATGAGCACGATCGTGACCACGACGAGGATGAGCGGGATGGCCAAGGCCCGGTCCGCCTCGGCGGTGGTGTTCGTGTCGAGGTCGACCGCGGATTCCCCGCCGACGAGGGCATCCGGGTCGATGTCGTGCACCCGGTCGCGGATCTCGGTCACCGCGGTTTCGGCTTCGTCCGAATCCGCGACCGACTTCAGCGTCGCTTCCAACAGGACGTTGCCGTCGACTTCGGTGGGGGCCGGCTGCGACTCCCCCGGCTGCCCGGACCCGCCCGGTCCGGCCCCGCTCGGCATTCCGCGCGGTTGTTCGAGCTCTCCGTCCTTGCCGATGGACAGCGTCCCGCTCGGGGAATCGTTCGCGACGACGGTCATCGATTCGACCTCGCCGAGGCGGCCGACCGCCTGCGCGGCATCGCTGAGCTGGTCTTTCGCCACGACGATCTGTGCCGGGGATCCGGAGCCGCCGGGGAAATGCTCGGCCAGGATGTCCTGGCCGTCGCGAGCTTCGGAGTCGCCGAGGACGAAGTCGGACTGCGGGACTCCCTCGGCCTTGAACTGCGGGAGGGCGAGCAGCGGGATCGCGAGGAGGATGACGAGCGTGACCCAGATGCGGCGCGGATGCCCCGCGACCGCCTCGGCGATTCGGGCCCAGACCCCGCGCTTGCGCTTGACCGTCTCGGCCTGGACGTGCGGAAGGAAGGGCCAGAACACGGCGCGACCGATGATCATCAGCGCGGCAGGCAGGAAGGTCAGGGCTGCAAACATCGCCACGACGATGCCGATCGCCGCGACCGGCCCGAGCGCCCTGGTCGACGCGAGGTCGGTGAGCAGGAGGACGAGGAGCCCGGCGATGACGGTTCCGCCGGAGGCCGCGATCGGCTCGAGGACCCCCTTGAGGGCGCTCAATCCGGCTCTGACTCGGTCGGGTTCATGAAACAGCGCGTCGCGGAACCGGGAGACGACGAGGAGGGAGTAGTCCGTGGTGGCGCCGACGACGAGGATGAACAGAATTCCTTGGACCTGCCCGTTGACCAGGAGGATACCGGCGTCGGCGAGGTGCCAGACGATGAAGATCGAGGCGGCGAGAGCGGCGACCGAAGTGAAGAGGACGATGACGGGCAGCAGCGGGGACCGGTAGACGATGATGAGGATGACGAAGACGGCGATGAGCGCGACGAGCAGGAGGATGCCGTCGATGCCGGCGAAGGCTTCGGAGAGGTCGGCGGAGAATCCCGCCGGACCGGTGACGTGGACGTCTGCCACGGTGGCCGGGGTTTCGGCGGCCTGGTCCGAGGTCATATCGGAGGCAGTCGCGGTCGGGAAGACCTTCCCGACTGCGGCTCGGATGGATTCGACGTCGTCGGAGGTGGTCGCCTGTGAGACGGGGAGGACGAGTTGGAGAGCCTCGTCGTCATCGGACGGGATGGCCGGTGAGGGATCGGCAGCGAGCAGGTCGTCGTCTTCGAACGTCTTCGTCAGCTCATCGAGTCGGGCCCGATCGTCGTCGGTGACTCCATCACGGTTCTCGAGCACGACGATGGCAGGTACGTAGTCCAGGTCGCTGAACTTCTCGATCTGGTCCTGGGCACGGGTGGACTCCGCGGATTCGGGAAGGAAGGACGAGCGGTCGTTCGTGGCCACTTCGGAGATCTTGCCGAAATACGGGCCCCCGATACCTGAGATGCCGACCCAGGCGACGAGGAGGACGGCGAAGAGGGCGATGAGTGGCTTGCGCCCGCGGACTGGGTCGCCGACACCAGGGGTGGCCTTGCCGACAGAGCGTTGCGCGTCCCGATCGTTGTCGGGGCGTGGCGGCTGCGGGGTGCGGGTCAGCAGAAAGTGCGGCATGACCTCAGCGTACGCGGAGGGCCGGACCACAGAGACGGAGAGGTAGAAGCGGAATCACATGGTGGGCCTTCCGGCGCCGACAGCGGGCACCGTTGACCGGGACGAACACGTAGAGTTGAGGGAATGAGTTCCTTCGTCATTCCCGCTTTCGTGGCCGTCCTCGTCGGCTGCGGCATCGCGGTCCTCGCCTTTGTACCGTTCGTCGCGATCAGCTATCGCCGCCGAGGCGGGCTCACGTTCGGACACACGCTCGTCTGGCTCGCCGCCGCCATCTACGCGATGGCATTGTGGACATACACGCTGCTGCCGGTCCCTCCGGCCGATGAAATCACCTGTGCGGCAGTACAGCTGCGACCCTTCCAGTTCATCGCCGACATCCTCAGCTTCGACACCGGCAGTGTCCGAGCTCTGATGACCAACCCGGCGGTCCTGCAGGTGGCACTCAACGTCGTCCTCTTCGTTCCACTCGGTTGGTTCGTCAGGCAGCTCGCCGGACGAGGCATCGTCGTGGCGACGATGACAGGGCTGGCCGCCTCGGCGCTCATCGAGTTCACACAGATCACCGGGATCTGGGGGCTCTACTCCTGC
Above is a window of Brevibacterium siliguriense DNA encoding:
- a CDS encoding pirin family protein, with the translated sequence MSNVETRPEQVVCTAGGLPGPNCDQQGRSPVEIITSREVPLGGPRAMTVRRTLPQRQRSLIGPWCFVDHYGPADVSVTGGMDVAPHPHTGLQTVSWLFDGAIQHIDSGGNAGLVLPGEVNLMTAGAGICHSEVSTEETTTLHGVQLWLALPDATRHQPEREFEHFEPEPVSLDGGEMLVFLGRLGEGSSPVRTHTPLVGAEIRLDPGAVIDLPVDPRFEHGLLVDSGDIALENVELPVASIGYTGIGVEELRIANRGDEPGRLILIGGEPFPEDIVMWWNFVGRTHEEIAQFREEWQAEGDRFGAVDGYVGKGGPGKNADGMGRLPAPRLPDVTIKARKNPPPQVQGGPAE
- a CDS encoding MarR family winged helix-turn-helix transcriptional regulator — protein: MDKTTPVSSMIKQNGPIKIAAWRLMMEKYQDFMTRFEHEFRTRHGLSANEFDVLINASTSAQVRQRDLLRSLVISRSALSRLLGKLEGRGLVTQEPDPEDHRGVLVALTEAGMKLCDEAADTNAEIIFSGFAGVTDTEAEEIFELISKVSPTV
- a CDS encoding MMPL family transporter, which translates into the protein MPHFLLTRTPQPPRPDNDRDAQRSVGKATPGVGDPVRGRKPLIALFAVLLVAWVGISGIGGPYFGKISEVATNDRSSFLPESAESTRAQDQIEKFSDLDYVPAIVVLENRDGVTDDDRARLDELTKTFEDDDLLAADPSPAIPSDDDEALQLVLPVSQATTSDDVESIRAAVGKVFPTATASDMTSDQAAETPATVADVHVTGPAGFSADLSEAFAGIDGILLLVALIAVFVILIIVYRSPLLPVIVLFTSVAALAASIFIVWHLADAGILLVNGQVQGILFILVVGATTDYSLLVVSRFRDALFHEPDRVRAGLSALKGVLEPIAASGGTVIAGLLVLLLTDLASTRALGPVAAIGIVVAMFAALTFLPAALMIIGRAVFWPFLPHVQAETVKRKRGVWARIAEAVAGHPRRIWVTLVILLAIPLLALPQFKAEGVPQSDFVLGDSEARDGQDILAEHFPGGSGSPAQIVVAKDQLSDAAQAVGRLGEVESMTVVANDSPSGTLSIGKDGELEQPRGMPSGAGPGGSGQPGESQPAPTEVDGNVLLEATLKSVADSDEAETAVTEIRDRVHDIDPDALVGGESAVDLDTNTTAEADRALAIPLILVVVTIVLILLLRSLLAPLLLVALTVLSFGTALGVSALVFNHVIGFSGADPSVPLYAFVFLVALGIDYNIFLMSRVREESMHLGTRAGVLKGLVSTGGVITSAGIVLAATFAALAVIPVMFLFQLAFIVTFGVLLDAILVRSLVVPALVHDLSRSVWWPWRKRIPRD